One Petrotoga sibirica DSM 13575 genomic window carries:
- the pheS gene encoding phenylalanine--tRNA ligase subunit alpha, whose amino-acid sequence MSLTIDRDEIIGTLKRELIEVKEIQEFQNLKSKYLGKKGLIKSLMNNLKDIDDVALKKQYGKTVNELKEELETIFDKKLNELKEKEREEKEKKNWVDITIPGARRKIGKENLITKTRKEIEEIFIGMGFSIAEGPEIENSWYNFDALNTPEWHPAREMQDTFYLSLDKEKLLRTHTSPVQVRTMLKSKPPLAIISPGRVYRKDELDATHSPVFHQVEGLYVDKNVSVSHLKMYLEVFAQKFFGNKVSVLLRPSYFPFTEPSFEVDISCIFCGGKGCSVCKNTGWIEILGAGLVHPNVFQSVNYDPKVWQGFAFGMGIERVAMLKYNIPDIREFYKNDIRFIETL is encoded by the coding sequence ATGTCTTTAACAATAGACAGAGATGAAATCATAGGCACTTTAAAAAGAGAACTAATAGAAGTAAAAGAAATACAGGAATTTCAAAATCTTAAATCTAAATATTTAGGTAAAAAAGGTTTGATCAAATCTCTAATGAACAATCTTAAAGATATCGATGACGTAGCATTAAAAAAACAATATGGTAAAACTGTGAATGAATTAAAAGAAGAATTAGAAACCATTTTTGATAAAAAGTTAAATGAATTGAAAGAAAAAGAAAGGGAAGAAAAGGAGAAAAAAAACTGGGTTGATATTACAATTCCCGGAGCCCGTAGAAAGATTGGAAAAGAAAATTTAATCACAAAAACAAGAAAAGAAATAGAAGAAATATTCATCGGAATGGGTTTTTCGATAGCTGAAGGTCCAGAGATAGAGAATTCTTGGTATAATTTTGATGCGCTTAATACCCCTGAATGGCATCCTGCCAGAGAAATGCAGGATACTTTTTATTTATCTTTGGACAAAGAAAAGCTTTTAAGGACCCATACCTCTCCCGTTCAAGTGAGAACGATGTTGAAAAGTAAGCCTCCGTTGGCTATAATATCTCCCGGAAGGGTATACAGAAAAGATGAATTAGACGCCACCCATTCCCCTGTTTTTCATCAAGTAGAAGGGCTGTATGTTGATAAAAATGTTTCCGTTTCACATTTAAAAATGTATCTTGAAGTTTTTGCACAAAAATTTTTCGGGAATAAAGTTTCGGTATTGTTGCGTCCGAGTTATTTCCCTTTTACTGAACCAAGTTTTGAGGTAGATATCAGTTGTATCTTTTGTGGAGGAAAAGGGTGTAGTGTTTGTAAAAATACCGGTTGGATAGAAATATTGGGAGCCGGTCTAGTTCATCCTAACGTTTTTCAAAGCGTTAATTACGATCCGAAAGTATGGCAAGGCTTTGCTTTTGGAATGGGGATTGAAAGAGTGGCGATGTTGAAATATAACATTCCAGATATAAGAGAATTTTATAAAAATGACATTAGATTTATAGAAACTTTATAA
- the pheT gene encoding phenylalanine--tRNA ligase subunit beta codes for MKVSLNWLEDYIKVTKNIEELVKEIKLHSSDVEGFEKVGSNLNNIIVGEIQEIAPLENADNLVVCKIDLGKGIKNIVTGDLTVKVGEKVPVALPGATLANNLKIEEREFKGVISQGMMCSLKELGISNDADKVYRIVDDVANGTDFVKFFDVYDQILEIEILPNRPDLLSYLGVAKELETIDCGVGFKLPEYIKISKGEGFPVRIEYEKCNRYMATVVKNVKIGPSPMWLVKRLGRSGIRSINNIVDITNYVMLETGHPIHAFDLDLIGDQIVVRKAKKGEKILLLDGKEYTMEGAETLITDGDNIIALGGIMGGELSGINENTKDILLEVAHFDPVNIRKSSTYHKITSDSSYRFERGVDPNDSEMVMGRLIKLINELAGGKVDGPTTDIYPEPIKNKEILIKKSYINNRLGKELAEKEIEQILKKLDFYFTIVEKSSNQKSMEEKIKVMDLPRDIIDEEWKVSIPTKRPDITQEIDLVEEVGRVYGYSKIQSAFPNLSGMIGSKGDFVSFKEKVAEIMLANGYHEAKTFPLNNGNKMWMENKLDLRLINPISAELEYMSFKLIYGLLDSASFNYRNQTKDIKMFEIDKVFQADKDGETGAKEFTNLAFVATGRENNDDFTDKREVTFYSVKGALENLLNEFNVKIEYVRNDQPGFLKAQSARLFFNNEEVGFLGLLDPATAENYYEIKDPIYICEINLDKIFIDKKEIKREFKKVDFPAIKREYSMIVPINIEFKEIQEIIVSAADIVEDFKIFDVYRGKNIEEDKISITVSIVYRSENKTLTEEEVNEVERSILERLNDKGIKLREN; via the coding sequence ATGAAAGTATCCTTAAATTGGCTTGAAGATTATATAAAAGTCACAAAAAATATCGAAGAATTGGTAAAAGAGATAAAACTTCACTCGTCGGATGTAGAAGGTTTTGAAAAAGTCGGGAGTAATCTTAATAATATCATAGTTGGAGAGATTCAGGAAATAGCTCCGCTTGAAAATGCTGATAATTTAGTAGTATGTAAGATAGATTTAGGGAAAGGTATAAAAAATATAGTCACTGGGGATCTTACAGTTAAGGTTGGTGAAAAAGTTCCGGTGGCACTTCCTGGGGCGACTTTAGCAAATAATTTAAAAATAGAAGAACGAGAGTTTAAGGGAGTAATTTCTCAAGGAATGATGTGTTCTTTGAAAGAATTAGGTATATCTAATGATGCGGATAAAGTTTATAGAATAGTAGATGACGTTGCGAATGGAACGGATTTTGTTAAATTTTTTGATGTATACGATCAAATTTTAGAGATAGAGATACTCCCCAATAGGCCTGATTTACTTTCTTATTTAGGTGTTGCAAAAGAGTTAGAAACGATAGATTGTGGTGTAGGATTTAAATTACCTGAGTATATAAAAATTAGTAAAGGTGAGGGGTTTCCCGTAAGAATAGAATATGAAAAATGTAATCGATATATGGCAACAGTTGTAAAAAATGTTAAAATTGGTCCCTCCCCCATGTGGCTTGTTAAAAGATTGGGAAGATCAGGAATAAGAAGTATAAACAATATTGTAGATATAACGAACTATGTAATGTTAGAGACAGGTCACCCCATCCATGCATTTGATTTAGATCTTATAGGGGATCAAATAGTTGTTAGAAAAGCCAAAAAAGGCGAAAAAATACTGCTTTTGGATGGTAAAGAGTACACCATGGAAGGAGCAGAAACACTTATAACCGACGGTGATAACATAATTGCACTTGGAGGCATAATGGGTGGAGAATTAAGTGGGATCAATGAAAATACGAAAGATATCTTACTAGAAGTTGCGCATTTTGATCCTGTTAATATAAGAAAGTCTTCCACTTACCATAAGATAACCTCTGATTCTTCGTACCGTTTTGAAAGAGGAGTTGATCCAAACGATAGTGAGATGGTAATGGGTAGATTAATTAAATTGATTAACGAATTGGCAGGGGGAAAAGTAGACGGACCTACAACGGATATTTATCCAGAACCTATAAAAAATAAAGAAATATTAATTAAAAAGAGTTATATAAACAATAGATTGGGAAAAGAATTAGCAGAAAAAGAAATTGAACAAATATTAAAAAAATTAGATTTTTATTTCACAATAGTGGAAAAAAGTTCAAACCAGAAATCAATGGAAGAAAAAATTAAGGTGATGGATTTACCTCGGGATATAATAGATGAGGAATGGAAGGTTTCTATTCCAACAAAAAGGCCAGATATTACACAAGAAATTGATCTTGTTGAAGAGGTTGGTAGAGTTTACGGCTATTCAAAAATACAGTCTGCTTTCCCAAATCTAAGTGGAATGATCGGAAGTAAGGGAGATTTTGTTTCTTTTAAAGAAAAGGTAGCAGAGATTATGTTGGCTAACGGTTATCACGAGGCAAAGACCTTTCCGCTGAACAACGGGAATAAAATGTGGATGGAAAACAAATTGGATTTAAGATTGATTAATCCTATCTCTGCGGAATTAGAATACATGTCATTCAAATTGATATATGGTTTATTAGATTCGGCTTCTTTTAATTATAGAAACCAAACAAAAGATATAAAAATGTTCGAAATTGATAAAGTTTTTCAAGCAGATAAAGACGGTGAGACAGGTGCAAAGGAGTTTACTAACCTCGCCTTTGTTGCAACAGGAAGAGAAAATAATGATGATTTCACAGATAAGAGAGAGGTTACATTTTATTCTGTAAAAGGAGCTTTAGAAAACTTATTGAATGAATTCAACGTAAAAATAGAATACGTAAGAAATGATCAACCTGGTTTTCTGAAAGCACAAAGTGCTCGGTTATTTTTCAATAACGAAGAAGTTGGCTTTTTAGGTCTACTTGATCCGGCAACAGCAGAGAATTATTACGAAATAAAAGACCCAATATATATCTGTGAGATCAATCTGGATAAGATTTTTATAGATAAAAAAGAAATAAAAAGAGAATTCAAAAAAGTGGATTTTCCTGCTATCAAAAGGGAATATTCTATGATTGTTCCCATCAACATCGAATTTAAAGAGATTCAAGAAATAATAGTAAGTGCTGCAGATATTGTGGAAGATTTTAAGATCTTTGACGTTTACAGAGGGAAAAACATAGAAGAAGATAAAATAAGTATAACCGTTTCAATAGTTTATAGATCAGAAAATAAAACTTTAACAGAAGAAGAAGTCAATGAAGTGGAAAGATCCATTTTAGAAAGATTGAACGATAAAGGAATCAAACTCCGTGAAAACTAA
- a CDS encoding rhomboid family intramembrane serine protease, giving the protein MQRNVTSYLIILNVLIFIMMFLFGGIRAFSSPRIYILFGAQLGNLITAGEWFRLITSMFVHGGLFHVFFNMFALFYVGNLVERAYGKERFISIYILSGLFGNLLTHLFLPGAISVGASGAIFGLIGLLFGAGFRHDTPTILRPVTGTALLPIILINVIWGFLPGANINNFAHLGGLGIGFTFGWLTPIRYTKRSYQGWRTLSYLSYGLIIASFVLLLIFDFRYYIF; this is encoded by the coding sequence ATGCAAAGAAATGTCACAAGTTACTTAATAATATTGAATGTTTTGATATTTATAATGATGTTTTTATTTGGTGGTATAAGAGCTTTTTCTAGCCCACGTATATACATACTTTTTGGAGCCCAACTTGGTAATTTAATCACTGCTGGGGAGTGGTTTCGATTGATTACTTCTATGTTTGTTCATGGTGGATTATTTCATGTATTTTTCAATATGTTTGCCCTATTTTACGTGGGAAACTTAGTTGAAAGGGCATATGGAAAAGAAAGATTTATTTCAATATACATTTTATCAGGGCTTTTTGGTAATCTTTTAACCCACTTATTTTTACCGGGTGCGATCTCTGTAGGAGCATCAGGTGCGATATTCGGATTGATAGGACTACTTTTTGGGGCGGGATTTAGGCACGATACCCCAACTATATTGAGACCTGTAACAGGGACCGCTTTACTCCCAATTATCTTAATAAACGTGATCTGGGGATTCTTACCAGGTGCTAATATAAACAATTTTGCACATTTAGGAGGATTAGGAATAGGTTTTACCTTTGGTTGGTTAACACCTATAAGGTACACAAAGAGGAGTTACCAAGGGTGGAGAACGCTTTCTTACTTGTCTTACGGATTAATTATTGCAAGTTTTGTTTTACTTTTGATATTCGATTTTAGATACTACATATTTTAA
- a CDS encoding MFS transporter, with amino-acid sequence MGIVSLFADITHEGARSLIGPYLGLLGASATAVGIISGLGEFIGYGLRLLTGYLSDKTRRYWLFTFLGYGMDLFSVPLLALAGRWEIAAMLIIMERTGKAIRKPSKDTLMSYAARNVGSGKGFAIAEVLDQIGAVSGPVILSLILLFKSGDELTNYRLAFAILLIPALITLVLLSISRLNFPQPKKFEVKEDKINFEGISKSYWLYLVAISLIAAGFADFPLLAFHFQRIDIFNSTMIPFMYAIAMGVDAVSALIFGLFYDKVGVTSLIIASSLSIFFSPFSFLSNSSLLVILGVILWGVGMGAQESILKSVVADIVTPEKRGTAYGFFNAIFGLFWFIGSAFMGILYDHTVVSLVVFSMIIESAAVFTLFLFKFKLVNTLNKNERG; translated from the coding sequence ATGGGAATTGTAAGTTTATTCGCAGATATCACCCACGAAGGGGCAAGAAGTTTAATCGGTCCGTATTTAGGTTTATTAGGAGCAAGTGCAACAGCGGTGGGAATCATTTCTGGTTTAGGTGAGTTCATAGGTTATGGTTTGAGGTTGTTAACGGGTTATTTAAGTGATAAAACTCGTAGATATTGGCTCTTCACTTTTTTAGGCTATGGAATGGATCTATTTTCTGTTCCTTTATTAGCTCTTGCAGGAAGATGGGAAATAGCAGCTATGCTGATAATTATGGAAAGAACAGGAAAAGCTATAAGAAAGCCTTCGAAAGATACACTTATGTCATACGCAGCACGAAATGTGGGAAGTGGTAAAGGATTTGCCATAGCAGAGGTACTCGATCAAATTGGAGCTGTCTCAGGACCTGTAATTTTAAGTTTAATCCTATTATTCAAGTCAGGCGATGAGTTAACAAACTACCGATTAGCATTTGCAATATTGTTGATACCTGCATTGATTACCCTAGTTTTGTTGTCGATTAGTAGATTGAATTTTCCCCAACCCAAGAAGTTTGAAGTAAAAGAGGATAAGATCAACTTTGAGGGAATATCAAAATCGTACTGGTTGTACTTAGTAGCCATCTCCTTAATTGCTGCAGGTTTTGCGGATTTTCCTTTGTTGGCTTTCCATTTTCAAAGAATTGATATTTTCAATTCAACCATGATACCTTTTATGTATGCGATAGCTATGGGCGTTGATGCGGTTTCTGCATTGATCTTTGGTTTGTTTTATGACAAAGTTGGAGTCACCAGTCTTATAATCGCCTCTAGTCTTTCGATATTTTTTTCTCCCTTTTCATTTTTATCTAACTCTTCATTGTTAGTGATCTTAGGGGTTATTTTGTGGGGAGTCGGAATGGGAGCCCAAGAATCCATTTTAAAATCTGTAGTAGCTGATATCGTGACCCCTGAGAAAAGAGGTACAGCCTATGGCTTTTTTAACGCTATCTTTGGCCTTTTTTGGTTCATAGGCAGTGCGTTTATGGGGATCTTGTACGATCATACAGTCGTAAGTTTGGTTGTCTTTTCCATGATAATAGAAAGTGCAGCTGTTTTCACTCTTTTCCTGTTCAAATTTAAACTTGTTAACACTCTAAATAAAAATGAAAGGGGGTAA
- a CDS encoding PadR family transcriptional regulator: protein MKTNKYLNKILNGLIQIHILHHAQKTPIYGSWMISELKRHGYNISPGTLYPLLHKMEKENLLAKRIEIVEGKKRIYYSITSQGENLLKKLRGKVKELFHEII from the coding sequence ATTAAAACGAATAAATATTTAAATAAAATTTTAAATGGTTTAATTCAAATACACATATTGCACCATGCACAAAAAACACCTATCTATGGAAGTTGGATGATTTCTGAGTTAAAAAGGCACGGTTACAATATAAGTCCCGGTACTTTGTATCCATTACTACACAAGATGGAAAAAGAAAATCTTCTGGCTAAAAGGATTGAAATAGTAGAAGGTAAAAAAAGGATATATTACTCTATTACGAGCCAAGGAGAAAACCTATTAAAGAAACTAAGAGGAAAAGTAAAAGAACTATTTCATGAAATCATATAA
- a CDS encoding ABC transporter ATP-binding protein, translating to MIEFQNVSKKFQGKYVLRNFNLKVQEGSKTLIFGKSGIGKTTIFRLLLGFMKPDEGQLLYKNERLNGKNIWVLRKETVYIGQELDVVDGTVREIIRNILSYKINLKAPFEESKLIELFDFFELEANILDKDFQALSGGEKQRVLISIFTLLNKKIYLLDESTSSLDREMKNKVIKYLLSKKEWTLIAISHDQEWLNNEGLNIIEMGGN from the coding sequence TTGATTGAATTTCAAAACGTTTCAAAAAAGTTCCAAGGTAAATACGTTCTAAGAAATTTTAATCTCAAAGTCCAAGAGGGGAGTAAAACCCTTATCTTTGGAAAATCCGGAATTGGAAAAACCACCATTTTTAGATTACTTTTAGGATTCATGAAACCAGATGAAGGACAATTACTATACAAAAATGAACGATTGAATGGTAAAAATATATGGGTTTTAAGAAAAGAGACCGTGTACATAGGGCAGGAACTAGATGTTGTTGACGGGACGGTAAGAGAAATAATTCGTAATATATTGAGTTATAAAATAAACCTTAAAGCACCTTTTGAAGAATCAAAATTAATAGAATTATTTGATTTTTTTGAACTAGAAGCAAATATTTTAGATAAAGACTTCCAAGCTCTTTCGGGTGGTGAAAAGCAGAGAGTTTTGATATCTATCTTTACACTTTTAAATAAAAAGATATACTTACTAGATGAGAGTACCTCTTCACTGGATAGAGAAATGAAAAATAAAGTTATAAAATATTTATTATCAAAAAAAGAATGGACTTTGATAGCAATATCTCATGATCAAGAATGGCTGAATAATGAAGGTTTAAATATAATAGAAATGGGGGGAAATTAA
- a CDS encoding flavin reductase family protein → MSINQFSKNMVMPVCLITVKSGSFINSMTVAWNTPLSANPPLFGFAIKKQRYTYPMLIKEKEFTVTFLPYEKAELSVKLGRISAREGDKLLAVGVKMKDSEFVKAPYIEDGYFSMECTLENSFTTGDHEFVVGKVVAVHENEGSLENLKPLMYLTKDTFSTIDAGKIKKIDTKRIIEEIRIMLKRGVQGD, encoded by the coding sequence ATGAGTATCAATCAATTCAGCAAAAATATGGTTATGCCGGTGTGCTTGATCACAGTTAAAAGTGGATCTTTTATCAATTCAATGACGGTAGCTTGGAATACTCCGCTTTCTGCAAACCCACCCTTGTTTGGATTTGCTATTAAAAAACAAAGATATACTTATCCAATGTTAATTAAAGAAAAAGAATTTACAGTTACATTTTTACCATATGAGAAAGCAGAATTATCTGTAAAACTTGGGCGGATTTCCGCAAGAGAAGGTGATAAACTCTTGGCAGTCGGAGTTAAGATGAAAGATTCTGAATTTGTAAAAGCTCCCTATATCGAAGATGGTTATTTTTCAATGGAATGTACTTTAGAAAATTCCTTTACTACAGGAGACCATGAGTTTGTTGTTGGAAAAGTTGTGGCTGTCCATGAAAATGAGGGATCATTAGAGAATTTAAAACCATTGATGTATCTAACTAAAGATACTTTTTCTACTATTGACGCAGGTAAAATTAAAAAGATAGATACTAAGAGAATAATCGAAGAGATCAGAATAATGTTAAAAAGAGGTGTGCAAGGTGATTGA
- a CDS encoding glutamate-5-semialdehyde dehydrogenase, translated as MNLEEYVLNKARKAKDTSRSFSSTSDTDKIKILNCISEELIANKNYIISENQKDVEAAKDTGMSNSLLDRLLLNDERVSKMAKGVQKVAQLQSSVGNISEMWKRPNGLMIGKMVVPLGVIAIIYESRPNVTVDAAALCIKSGNCVVLRGGSEAIHSNNALVKIIHQAIERAGFSKDIVQFIEVTDRKAVDELMKLYEYIDVLIPRGGPSLIKNTVENSMIPVIQTGAGNCHVYVDKQANLEKALKIVENAKTSRPSVCNAAEKLLIHKDIAKEFLPKIYSIFEKKVELRGCEKTLKIIPKMKPAQDDDWSTEYLDYIMAVKIVDSTEEAINHINKYSTKHSEAIITENYTTAQKFLNEIDSAAVYVNASTRFTDGEEFGFGAEMGISTQKLHVRGPIGINELTTTKYIILGNGQVR; from the coding sequence GTGAATTTAGAGGAGTATGTTTTAAATAAGGCAAGAAAGGCTAAAGATACTTCAAGAAGCTTTAGTTCAACTTCTGATACGGACAAGATCAAAATTCTTAACTGTATTTCAGAAGAGTTAATCGCAAATAAAAACTATATAATATCAGAAAATCAAAAAGATGTTGAAGCAGCTAAAGACACAGGAATGTCAAACAGCCTTTTAGATAGGTTGTTACTTAACGATGAAAGAGTCAGCAAAATGGCTAAAGGTGTGCAAAAAGTGGCTCAACTTCAAAGTAGCGTTGGCAACATCTCTGAGATGTGGAAAAGGCCAAATGGATTGATGATTGGAAAGATGGTAGTTCCATTAGGTGTAATCGCTATTATATATGAAAGTAGGCCAAATGTAACGGTGGATGCAGCGGCTTTATGTATAAAATCCGGTAACTGTGTGGTATTAAGAGGCGGTTCTGAAGCGATCCATTCTAACAACGCCTTGGTAAAGATTATCCATCAAGCTATTGAAAGAGCTGGTTTTTCAAAGGATATAGTGCAGTTCATTGAGGTAACAGATAGAAAAGCTGTTGATGAATTGATGAAGTTGTACGAATACATCGATGTGCTGATACCTCGAGGCGGTCCATCTTTAATTAAAAATACCGTTGAAAATTCTATGATCCCTGTTATACAAACGGGGGCGGGGAACTGTCACGTGTATGTTGATAAACAAGCAAATCTTGAAAAGGCACTTAAAATCGTTGAAAACGCTAAAACCAGTAGGCCTTCTGTCTGTAACGCAGCAGAAAAATTATTGATCCACAAAGATATCGCAAAAGAGTTTCTACCAAAAATATACTCAATCTTTGAAAAGAAAGTAGAATTGAGAGGTTGTGAAAAAACCTTGAAAATAATACCTAAAATGAAACCGGCACAAGACGATGATTGGTCAACTGAATATTTGGATTATATAATGGCCGTTAAAATAGTTGATAGTACTGAAGAAGCTATAAACCATATAAACAAGTACAGTACAAAGCATTCCGAAGCGATAATCACTGAGAATTATACAACCGCTCAAAAATTCCTAAACGAAATAGACTCTGCAGCTGTTTACGTCAATGCTTCCACGAGATTTACCGATGGCGAAGAGTTCGGTTTCGGTGCGGAAATGGGAATAAGCACACAAAAATTGCATGTCAGAGGGCCTATTGGAATCAATGAGTTAACAACCACCAAATACATTATCTTGGGAAACGGGCAGGTCAGATAG
- the proC gene encoding pyrroline-5-carboxylate reductase — protein MDKKLCVIGLGKMGSTLIKGLIQTKTLKREQIIGTDLFEYDSERNSNYCDIKTMTDNAKAVKESDIVLLAVKPQVIDKVLKEIGPSCEDKIVISIAAGVSLHHLDKSLPNSSKIIRAMPNTPILVGEGVIAISKKNNVEENDLRTVMEILESVGKVYLVEEDMMDSITALSGSGPAYAYIMIEALSDGGVLMGLPRELSTEFAARTLLGASRMVLETQKHPGELKDMVTSPGGTAIKGIEVLESRGLRGILMDAVKEATIRSKELNSQRGVDID, from the coding sequence ATGGATAAAAAGCTATGTGTAATAGGATTGGGAAAAATGGGAAGCACCTTAATAAAAGGTTTAATTCAAACTAAAACACTTAAAAGAGAACAAATAATAGGAACAGATCTCTTTGAATACGATTCTGAAAGAAATTCTAATTACTGTGACATAAAAACCATGACTGATAACGCAAAAGCTGTGAAAGAATCCGACATCGTTCTTTTAGCTGTGAAACCGCAAGTAATAGACAAAGTATTGAAGGAAATAGGCCCCTCTTGTGAAGATAAGATAGTTATATCAATAGCTGCAGGAGTAAGTCTGCACCATTTGGATAAATCTTTACCAAATTCATCAAAGATAATTAGAGCAATGCCCAATACTCCTATTTTAGTTGGTGAAGGCGTTATTGCTATAAGTAAAAAGAATAACGTTGAAGAAAATGATTTGAGAACGGTTATGGAGATTTTGGAAAGTGTTGGAAAAGTATATTTGGTTGAAGAAGATATGATGGACTCGATAACTGCTTTAAGTGGGAGCGGACCTGCATATGCCTATATAATGATAGAGGCTTTATCCGACGGTGGTGTCCTGATGGGTTTGCCTAGAGAGCTTTCTACTGAATTTGCGGCAAGAACTTTACTCGGGGCTTCAAGAATGGTTTTAGAAACACAAAAACATCCCGGAGAGTTAAAAGATATGGTTACTTCCCCAGGAGGCACAGCAATAAAAGGAATAGAAGTTTTAGAATCTCGTGGTTTAAGAGGTATCCTTATGGACGCAGTAAAAGAAGCAACTATAAGGTCGAAAGAACTGAATTCACAAAGAGGTGTTGATATTGATTGA
- a CDS encoding ABC transporter permease produces the protein MEPTTDLSLFSLAMAYLLIFFPVILSYIFNLKISRDAVISTIRMSVQLFIMSLILAYLFQFDHTWLNIGWLFFMISFAAFRVIGSSGLNFKRFVWPVFFALTISNFIVLFYFDFVILRLDNIFTARYFVVIGGMLLGNALTGDIIGISNFYKDIQRNKQRYFFALGNGATVYEATLPYLRSALISALRPTIANMATVGIVYLPGMMTGQILGGASPETAIKYQIAIYVSILTSVSLTITLTILFTMKSSFDEYGILREDIFKK, from the coding sequence ATGGAACCTACAACTGATCTTTCTTTATTTTCACTTGCAATGGCTTATTTATTAATATTTTTCCCTGTTATTTTGAGTTATATTTTTAATTTGAAAATAAGCCGAGATGCCGTAATTTCAACGATCAGAATGAGCGTCCAACTTTTTATCATGTCTTTAATTTTAGCCTATCTTTTTCAATTTGATCATACATGGTTAAATATAGGCTGGTTATTTTTTATGATCTCCTTTGCCGCATTTCGAGTGATTGGTAGCAGCGGTTTAAATTTTAAAAGGTTTGTTTGGCCGGTATTTTTTGCTCTTACAATTTCTAATTTTATTGTACTTTTTTATTTTGATTTTGTAATTTTAAGGCTAGATAATATTTTCACTGCGAGATATTTCGTTGTAATAGGTGGTATGCTTTTAGGCAACGCTTTAACAGGAGATATTATTGGAATAAGTAATTTTTACAAAGATATACAAAGAAATAAGCAGAGATATTTTTTTGCCTTGGGAAATGGAGCTACCGTTTATGAAGCCACACTTCCATACTTAAGGAGTGCGTTGATATCTGCTCTCAGACCAACCATAGCAAACATGGCTACAGTTGGAATTGTGTATCTACCAGGAATGATGACCGGCCAGATTTTGGGAGGTGCATCTCCAGAAACAGCGATAAAATATCAAATTGCTATTTATGTATCTATTTTAACATCTGTCTCTCTTACTATAACACTAACAATATTATTCACAATGAAAAGTAGCTTCGATGAGTATGGGATACTTCGAGAAGATATATTTAAAAAATAA